One segment of Burkholderia multivorans ATCC BAA-247 DNA contains the following:
- a CDS encoding pirin family protein — protein MTAPIHALLKPHVRDVGNLQVRRTLPALAARLVGPFIFFDHMGPATLPPGTGLDVRPHPHIGLATVTYLFDGAILHRDSLGSLQEIVPGDVNWMTAGRGIVHSERTPAAQRASGHTVHGIQTWVALPRTHETVEPSFEHHAADTLPKRTENGVSLTVIAGDAFGLRSPVTTFSRTLYVAAEFAAGGRLALDASHEERAVYVVDGDLAVDGTPLAAEQMAVLTPGANVTLTSDGGARAMLLGGDRIDGERFIEWNFVASSRDAIERAKLAWTRQEMGKVPGETEWIPLPESKPR, from the coding sequence ATGACCGCCCCGATCCATGCCCTGCTGAAGCCGCACGTGCGCGACGTCGGCAACCTGCAGGTGCGCCGCACGCTGCCCGCGCTCGCCGCGCGGCTCGTCGGCCCGTTCATCTTCTTCGATCACATGGGGCCGGCCACGCTGCCGCCCGGCACCGGCCTCGACGTGCGGCCGCATCCGCACATCGGCCTGGCGACCGTCACCTACCTGTTCGACGGCGCGATCCTGCACCGCGACAGTCTCGGCTCGCTGCAGGAAATCGTGCCGGGCGACGTGAACTGGATGACGGCCGGCCGCGGGATCGTGCACTCGGAACGCACGCCGGCCGCGCAGCGCGCGAGCGGCCACACCGTGCACGGGATCCAGACCTGGGTCGCGCTGCCGCGCACGCATGAAACCGTCGAGCCGTCGTTCGAGCACCATGCGGCCGACACGCTGCCGAAGCGCACCGAAAACGGCGTGTCGCTGACGGTGATCGCCGGCGACGCGTTCGGGCTGCGTTCGCCCGTCACGACGTTCTCGCGCACGCTCTACGTCGCGGCCGAGTTCGCGGCCGGCGGCCGCCTCGCGCTCGACGCGTCGCACGAGGAGCGCGCGGTGTATGTGGTGGACGGCGATCTCGCGGTCGACGGCACGCCGCTTGCGGCCGAGCAGATGGCCGTGCTCACGCCGGGCGCAAACGTCACGCTGACGAGCGACGGCGGCGCACGCGCGATGCTGCTCGGCGGCGACCGGATCGACGGCGAACGCTTCATCGAATGGAACTTCGTCGCGAGCAGCCGCGACGCGATCGAGCGCGCGAAGCTCGCATGGACGCGCCAGGAGATGGGCAAGGTACCGGGCGAAACGGAATGGATTCCGTTACCGGAATCGAAGCCGCGTTGA
- the trxA gene encoding thioredoxin has protein sequence MDTTLATFERDVIEASLDTPVLVDFWAPWCGPCKTLGPLLEKLERDYAGRWKLVKVNVDENQELAAHFQTRSIPHVIAFADGRPVDQFIGVLPEGQLRAFLDRLLPAPEEAERRAAQIAIAEARFDDGLAHLEAALALNPGFDDARLDLIELLLASNRIDDARAEAERLSPQTVQGADPRYQAIKTRFDALDATADLPPTDALEARIAANPGDLDARFDLAQSLIARRAYEGALEQLLEIVTRDRTYGDDLGRRTMISVFELAADRPDLVAAWRRKLSMALN, from the coding sequence ATGGACACCACGCTAGCCACTTTCGAAAGAGACGTCATCGAGGCGTCGCTGGACACGCCCGTGCTGGTCGACTTCTGGGCGCCGTGGTGCGGCCCGTGCAAGACGCTCGGCCCGCTCCTCGAAAAGCTCGAACGCGATTACGCGGGCCGCTGGAAGCTCGTGAAGGTGAACGTCGACGAGAACCAGGAACTCGCCGCGCATTTCCAGACGCGCAGCATTCCGCACGTGATCGCGTTCGCCGATGGTCGCCCCGTCGACCAGTTCATCGGCGTGCTGCCGGAAGGCCAGTTGCGCGCGTTCCTCGACCGGCTGCTGCCGGCGCCCGAAGAAGCCGAGCGCCGCGCCGCGCAGATCGCGATCGCGGAAGCGCGCTTCGACGACGGGCTCGCGCACCTCGAAGCGGCGCTCGCGCTGAATCCCGGTTTCGACGATGCGCGGCTCGACCTGATCGAATTGCTCCTCGCGAGCAACCGGATCGACGACGCGCGCGCGGAAGCCGAGCGGCTGTCGCCGCAAACGGTGCAGGGCGCCGATCCGCGCTATCAGGCCATCAAGACCCGTTTCGACGCGCTCGACGCAACGGCCGACCTGCCGCCGACCGACGCGCTCGAAGCGCGCATCGCGGCGAATCCCGGCGATCTCGACGCGCGTTTCGATCTCGCGCAAAGCCTGATCGCGCGGCGCGCATACGAAGGCGCGCTCGAGCAGCTGCTGGAAATCGTCACGCGCGACCGCACGTATGGCGACGACCTCGGCCGCCGCACGATGATCTCGGTGTTCGAGCTGGCCGCCGACCGGCCGGATCTCGTCGCCGCGTGGCGACGCAAGCTGAGCATGGCGCTCAACTGA
- the tcdA gene encoding tRNA cyclic N6-threonylcarbamoyladenosine(37) synthase TcdA gives MSAADTVPPNFSDLTPSPTIQLDADRARRFGGIARLYGAPALAAFERAHVAVIGIGGVGSWTAEALARSAIGTLTLIDLDNVAESNTNRQIHALDGNYGKPKVDAMAERIALIDRACRVNRIEDFAEPDNFDALLGGGFDYVIDAIDSVRTKVALIAWCVAKGQPLVTVGGAGGQLDPTRIRIDDLALTIQDPLLSKVRAQLRKQHGFPRGPKARFKVSAVYSDEPLIYPDAPACDIEDGAEPSTAAHVAGLNCAGFGSSVCVTASFGFAAAAHALRAIAARAAG, from the coding sequence ATGTCAGCCGCCGACACCGTCCCGCCGAATTTCTCCGATCTTACCCCGAGCCCGACGATCCAGCTTGACGCGGATCGCGCGCGGCGCTTCGGCGGCATCGCGCGGCTGTACGGCGCACCGGCGCTCGCTGCGTTCGAGCGCGCGCATGTCGCGGTGATCGGCATCGGCGGCGTCGGCTCGTGGACGGCCGAGGCGCTCGCGCGCAGTGCGATCGGTACGCTGACGCTGATCGATCTCGACAACGTCGCGGAGAGCAATACCAACCGGCAGATCCACGCGCTCGACGGCAATTACGGCAAGCCGAAGGTCGATGCGATGGCCGAGCGCATCGCGCTGATCGATCGCGCCTGCCGCGTGAACCGCATCGAGGATTTCGCGGAACCGGACAACTTCGACGCGCTGCTCGGCGGCGGCTTCGACTACGTGATCGATGCGATCGACAGCGTGCGCACGAAGGTCGCGCTGATCGCATGGTGCGTCGCGAAAGGGCAGCCGCTCGTGACGGTCGGCGGTGCCGGCGGCCAGCTCGACCCGACGCGCATTCGCATCGACGATCTCGCGCTGACGATCCAGGATCCGCTGCTCTCGAAGGTGCGCGCGCAGCTGCGCAAGCAGCACGGCTTTCCGCGCGGGCCGAAGGCGCGCTTCAAAGTCAGCGCCGTTTATTCGGACGAGCCGCTGATCTATCCGGACGCGCCCGCGTGCGATATCGAGGACGGCGCGGAGCCGTCGACGGCCGCGCACGTCGCGGGGCTGAACTGCGCGGGATTCGGTTCGAGCGTCTGCGTGACGGCGAGCTTCGGGTTCGCGGCGGCCGCGCATGCGTTGCGCGCGATCGCAGCGCGCGCGGCGGGGTAG
- the pdxH gene encoding pyridoxamine 5'-phosphate oxidase produces the protein MTTLADLRINYSRASLDEADAAPDPFAQFDRWFNEALAAKLPEPNTMTLATVGADGRPSARIVLVKGVDERGFVFFTNYESRKGRDLAAHPYAALLFYWIELERQVRIEGRVEKTSADESDRYFASRPVGSRIGAWASEQSAVIDSRATLEAREKAFSERYGDDPPRPPHWGGYRVVPDTLEFWQGRPSRLHDRLVYTRDAAAPHGWTISRLSP, from the coding sequence ATGACGACTCTCGCCGATCTCCGCATCAACTATTCGCGCGCTTCGCTCGACGAAGCCGATGCCGCCCCCGATCCGTTCGCCCAGTTCGACCGCTGGTTCAACGAGGCGCTCGCCGCCAAGCTTCCGGAGCCGAACACGATGACGCTCGCGACTGTCGGTGCCGACGGTCGGCCGTCGGCGCGCATCGTGCTCGTCAAGGGCGTCGACGAGCGCGGGTTCGTCTTCTTCACCAACTACGAAAGCCGCAAGGGCCGCGATCTCGCTGCGCATCCGTACGCGGCGCTGCTGTTCTACTGGATCGAGCTCGAGCGCCAGGTGCGCATCGAAGGCCGCGTCGAGAAGACGAGCGCCGACGAAAGCGATCGCTATTTCGCCTCGCGTCCGGTCGGCTCGCGCATCGGTGCATGGGCGTCCGAGCAGAGCGCCGTGATCGACAGCCGCGCGACGCTCGAAGCGCGCGAGAAAGCATTCAGCGAGCGCTACGGCGACGACCCGCCGCGCCCGCCGCACTGGGGCGGCTATCGCGTCGTGCCCGATACGCTGGAATTCTGGCAGGGCCGCCCGTCGCGGCTGCACGATCGTCTGGTCTACACGCGCGATGCCGCGGCACCGCACGGCTGGACGATCTCGCGACTGTCGCCGTAA
- a CDS encoding SAM-dependent methyltransferase, whose product MFWEKKLAQWADEVRAKANIPARLVLWNGEQLDFGNFSAPQVTLKVNNASALPLLLEPSLDNLGEAYVKGKIDIEGKLSDIINIGYSLARSTVTSASKLARVKRYFNHTKSTDKKAIQYHYDVSNEFYKLWLDENMVYSCAYFENGDEDLGTAQIKKIDHILTKIRLEPGQRLLDIGCGWGALVLRAAQKFGAQCVGVTLSQNQFDLATERVKAAGLEDRIEIRLQDYREIEGQFDRITSVGMFEHVGRKNLPLYFSRIRELLVDDGIAMNHGITSTDAESGETALGGGEFIDRYVFPDGELPHISLALEAAQRGGLEAVDIESLRRHYARTLEIWTENFEAKADEARKLVDDEKFRIWRVYLAGCAYAFEHDDVSIFQIVCRKAGRSAKTLPWSRRYMYEHALPR is encoded by the coding sequence ATGTTCTGGGAAAAGAAGCTGGCACAGTGGGCGGACGAAGTACGGGCGAAGGCGAACATACCGGCGCGCCTCGTGCTGTGGAATGGCGAACAACTCGATTTCGGCAATTTCAGCGCGCCGCAGGTCACGCTGAAGGTCAACAACGCGTCGGCGCTGCCGCTGCTGCTCGAACCGAGCCTCGACAATCTCGGCGAGGCGTACGTGAAGGGCAAGATCGACATCGAAGGCAAGCTGTCGGACATCATCAACATCGGCTATTCGCTCGCGCGCAGCACCGTCACGAGCGCGAGCAAGCTCGCGCGCGTGAAGCGCTACTTCAATCATACGAAGAGCACCGACAAGAAGGCGATCCAGTACCACTACGACGTGTCGAACGAGTTCTACAAGCTGTGGCTCGACGAGAACATGGTGTATTCGTGTGCGTACTTCGAGAACGGCGACGAGGATCTCGGCACCGCGCAGATCAAGAAGATCGACCACATCCTGACGAAGATCCGCCTCGAGCCCGGCCAGCGGCTGCTCGACATCGGCTGCGGCTGGGGCGCGCTCGTGCTGCGCGCCGCGCAGAAGTTCGGTGCGCAGTGCGTGGGCGTCACGCTCTCGCAGAACCAGTTCGATCTCGCGACCGAACGCGTGAAGGCGGCCGGCCTGGAGGATCGCATCGAGATCCGCCTGCAGGACTATCGCGAGATCGAAGGCCAGTTCGATCGCATCACGAGCGTCGGGATGTTCGAGCACGTCGGCCGCAAGAACCTGCCGCTGTACTTCTCGCGGATCCGCGAACTGCTCGTCGACGACGGCATCGCGATGAACCACGGCATCACGTCGACCGACGCGGAAAGCGGCGAAACGGCGCTCGGCGGCGGCGAATTCATCGACCGCTACGTGTTCCCGGACGGCGAGCTGCCGCACATCAGCCTCGCGCTCGAAGCGGCGCAGCGCGGCGGCCTCGAGGCCGTTGACATCGAAAGCCTGCGGCGACACTATGCGCGCACGCTGGAGATCTGGACCGAGAACTTCGAAGCGAAGGCCGACGAGGCGCGCAAGCTCGTCGACGACGAAAAATTCCGCATCTGGCGCGTCTATCTGGCCGGCTGCGCCTATGCCTTCGAACACGACGACGTGTCGATCTTCCAGATCGTGTGCCGCAAGGCCGGCCGCAGCGCGAAAACGCTGCCGTGGTCGCGGCGCTATATGTACGAACATGCGCTGCCGCGCTAG
- a CDS encoding DUF72 domain-containing protein has protein sequence MGDGSTRRSSTPQRRQDEAHDARADGQFDLFGALPSPDDVHASSHDAADTDDARAHATRAPRAPKPARPSAASDAGNAARDDEAAAPPSTGMLWDDPAPPPEPRKRARRRGVPPAPVAPEVAAAAAALPPNVRLGTSSWYFPGWNGIVFDGDFAQTKLSREGLEAYGAHPLLKSVSLDRSFYAPLSVADYLRYAQQVPDDFRFVVKAPASVTDAVVRGHRGEPSGPNPTFLDASLAADEFVRPCLEGLGKKAGVLVFQFSPLPDRLLAEPAALIERLSAFFAALPPLPPEADGPRYAIEIRDASLLTPRFIRTLAAHGVRYCVGLHARMPDPLRQAAALALLDGDAPGPLIVRWSLHGGFKYEQAKAKYEPFDKLVDEDPATRSALAELAARYALAGQPVIITINNKAEGSAPLSCIALAREIAAACAHWRSEAA, from the coding sequence ATGGGTGACGGCAGCACGCGGCGCAGCAGCACGCCGCAGCGACGGCAAGACGAAGCGCACGACGCGCGCGCCGACGGGCAGTTCGATCTGTTCGGCGCGCTGCCGTCGCCGGACGATGTGCACGCGTCGTCACACGACGCAGCCGATACCGACGATGCACGGGCGCACGCGACGCGCGCGCCGCGTGCGCCGAAGCCTGCCCGACCGAGCGCCGCATCCGACGCGGGCAACGCCGCACGCGACGACGAAGCGGCCGCACCGCCGTCTACCGGCATGCTCTGGGACGATCCCGCGCCGCCGCCCGAACCGCGCAAGCGCGCGCGACGACGCGGCGTGCCGCCTGCGCCGGTCGCGCCCGAGGTCGCCGCCGCGGCCGCCGCATTGCCGCCGAACGTGCGGCTCGGCACGTCGTCGTGGTATTTCCCCGGCTGGAACGGCATCGTCTTCGACGGCGATTTCGCGCAGACGAAGCTGTCGCGCGAAGGACTCGAAGCGTACGGCGCGCATCCGCTCCTGAAAAGCGTAAGCCTCGACCGGTCGTTCTACGCGCCGCTGTCCGTCGCCGACTATCTGCGCTACGCCCAGCAGGTGCCCGACGATTTCCGCTTCGTCGTGAAGGCGCCCGCGTCGGTCACCGATGCGGTCGTGCGCGGCCATCGCGGCGAGCCGTCCGGACCGAATCCGACCTTCCTCGATGCGTCGCTCGCCGCCGACGAGTTCGTGCGTCCATGCCTCGAAGGACTCGGCAAGAAGGCCGGCGTGCTCGTGTTCCAGTTCTCGCCGCTGCCCGACCGGTTGCTGGCCGAGCCGGCCGCGCTGATCGAGCGGTTGTCGGCGTTCTTCGCGGCACTGCCGCCGTTGCCGCCCGAGGCAGACGGTCCGCGCTACGCGATCGAGATCCGCGACGCGAGCCTGCTCACGCCGCGCTTCATCCGCACGCTCGCCGCGCACGGCGTGCGCTACTGCGTGGGCCTGCACGCGCGGATGCCCGATCCGCTGCGCCAGGCAGCCGCGCTCGCGCTGCTCGACGGCGACGCACCGGGGCCGCTGATCGTGCGCTGGAGCCTGCACGGCGGCTTCAAGTACGAACAGGCGAAAGCGAAGTACGAACCGTTCGACAAGCTCGTCGACGAAGATCCGGCCACGCGGTCGGCGCTTGCCGAACTGGCCGCCCGCTATGCGCTCGCCGGGCAGCCGGTGATCATCACGATCAACAACAAGGCCGAAGGCTCCGCGCCGCTGTCGTGCATCGCGCTCGCGCGCGAAATCGCGGCGGCCTGCGCGCACTGGCGCAGCGAAGCCGCGTAG
- the msrA gene encoding peptide-methionine (S)-S-oxide reductase MsrA, with the protein MANEMLETATLGGGCFWCTEAVFLDVDGVTAVQSGYAGGHTRNPGYRDVCDGDTGHAEVVNVTFDPSRIGYREILEIFFATHDPTQLNRQGNDVGTQYRSVVFTHSDAQRDTALDVIRELEREQVFGQPIVTEVVPLDGNYWPAEDYHQNYYARNPGQGYCAVVIGPKLAKFRQKFAHRLKSQRGA; encoded by the coding sequence ATGGCGAACGAGATGCTTGAAACGGCGACGCTCGGAGGCGGGTGCTTCTGGTGCACGGAGGCCGTGTTTCTCGACGTGGACGGCGTGACGGCCGTGCAGTCCGGCTATGCGGGCGGTCATACGCGCAATCCCGGCTATCGCGACGTCTGCGACGGCGACACCGGTCACGCGGAAGTCGTCAACGTGACGTTCGACCCGTCGCGTATCGGCTACCGCGAGATTCTGGAAATCTTCTTCGCGACGCACGATCCGACGCAGCTGAACCGGCAGGGCAACGATGTCGGTACGCAGTACCGCTCGGTCGTGTTCACGCATTCGGACGCGCAGCGCGACACCGCGCTCGACGTGATCCGCGAGCTCGAGCGCGAACAGGTGTTCGGGCAGCCGATCGTCACCGAAGTCGTGCCGCTCGACGGCAACTACTGGCCGGCCGAGGACTATCACCAGAACTATTACGCGCGCAATCCGGGGCAGGGCTATTGCGCAGTCGTGATCGGGCCGAAGCTCGCGAAGTTCCGCCAGAAATTCGCGCACCGGCTGAAGTCGCAGCGCGGCGCGTAA
- a CDS encoding selenium-binding protein SBP56-related protein, with the protein MNMRPDPTFHASPELAMQAPPEAFAYTLLLSPDFSRPDALAVIDVQHGSPTYGKIVHTVTMPNTGDEFHHFGWNACSSALSPLTGHAFLERRYLIIPGLRSSRVYVIDTKPHPTQARIHKIVEPDEIFRKTGYSRPHTVHCGPEGIYVSTLGGAGKDGTDAAPGIFIMDCETFDVLGRWEIDRGPQDKHYDFWWNLPRDYMVSSEWALPPQFENGIVPDDLLANRYGHRLHFWDLRARRNVQTIDLGAHHQMALEVRPAHDPVREYGFVGVVIDTTNLEGSIWTWWREGGTFHAKKTATIAPEPAAADELPPLLKPFGAVPPLVTDIDLSLDDRFLYVSCWGTGEMRQYDVSDPHHPRLAGSVRIGGIARRAPHPNGRPFAGGPQMVEISRDGRRVYWTNSLYSTWDDQFYPDGVPAAQVLAHAGPDGGLTLADDFWVEFPDGYRAHQIRLEGGDCSTDSFCYPSVGR; encoded by the coding sequence ATGAACATGCGGCCTGACCCGACGTTTCACGCATCGCCCGAGCTCGCGATGCAGGCACCGCCCGAAGCATTCGCCTATACGTTGTTGCTGAGTCCCGATTTTTCCAGACCCGACGCGCTCGCCGTGATCGACGTGCAGCACGGCTCGCCGACCTACGGCAAGATCGTGCATACGGTCACGATGCCGAATACCGGCGACGAGTTTCACCACTTCGGCTGGAATGCATGCTCGTCCGCGCTGTCGCCGCTCACGGGCCATGCGTTTCTCGAGCGCCGCTATCTGATCATCCCCGGCCTGCGTTCGTCGCGCGTCTACGTGATCGACACGAAACCGCATCCGACGCAGGCGCGCATCCACAAGATCGTCGAGCCCGACGAGATCTTCCGCAAGACCGGCTATTCGCGCCCACATACCGTGCATTGCGGCCCGGAAGGCATCTACGTCAGCACGCTCGGCGGCGCGGGCAAGGACGGCACCGACGCCGCGCCCGGCATCTTCATCATGGACTGCGAGACGTTCGACGTGCTCGGCCGCTGGGAGATCGATCGCGGGCCGCAGGACAAGCATTACGACTTCTGGTGGAACCTGCCGCGCGACTACATGGTGTCGAGCGAATGGGCGCTGCCGCCGCAGTTCGAGAATGGCATCGTGCCCGACGACCTGCTCGCGAACCGGTACGGACACCGGCTGCATTTCTGGGATCTGCGCGCGCGGCGCAACGTGCAGACGATCGATCTCGGCGCGCATCATCAGATGGCGCTCGAAGTGCGTCCCGCGCACGATCCGGTGCGCGAATACGGATTCGTCGGCGTCGTGATCGACACGACCAATCTCGAAGGCTCGATCTGGACGTGGTGGCGCGAAGGCGGCACGTTCCACGCGAAAAAGACCGCGACGATCGCGCCCGAGCCCGCCGCGGCCGACGAATTGCCGCCGCTGCTGAAGCCGTTCGGCGCGGTGCCGCCGCTCGTCACCGACATCGATCTGTCGCTCGACGACCGCTTTCTCTACGTGTCGTGCTGGGGCACCGGCGAGATGCGTCAGTACGACGTGTCCGATCCGCACCATCCGAGGCTCGCGGGCTCGGTACGAATCGGCGGCATCGCGCGCCGCGCGCCGCATCCGAACGGCCGCCCGTTCGCCGGCGGCCCGCAGATGGTCGAGATCAGCCGCGACGGCCGGCGCGTGTACTGGACCAATTCGCTCTACTCGACGTGGGACGACCAGTTCTATCCGGACGGCGTGCCGGCCGCGCAGGTGCTCGCCCACGCAGGCCCGGACGGCGGGCTGACGCTGGCCGACGACTTCTGGGTCGAATTCCCCGACGGCTATCGCGCGCATCAGATCCGGCTCGAAGGCGGCGACTGTTCGACCGACTCGTTCTGCTATCCGTCGGTCGGACGTTGA
- a CDS encoding flavin reductase family protein yields MSRANPPDFDSAAFRQALGQFATGVTVITTRAPSGQLIGITASSFNSVSLDPPLVLWSLAHKSASMPVFRNNSHYVVNVLAAAQLDLCMRFSSYKGDRFEGIAHAAGNSGMPVLDGALAWFECHNRSRYDEGDHVIFVGEVERCGVRTPQNATPPLVFHGGGFHGLTPL; encoded by the coding sequence ATGAGCCGGGCCAATCCGCCGGACTTCGATTCGGCCGCCTTCCGGCAGGCGCTCGGCCAGTTCGCGACCGGCGTGACCGTCATCACGACGCGCGCGCCGTCCGGCCAGCTGATCGGCATCACCGCAAGCTCGTTCAATTCGGTGTCGCTCGACCCGCCGCTCGTGTTGTGGAGCCTTGCGCACAAATCGGCGTCGATGCCGGTGTTCCGCAACAACAGCCATTACGTCGTGAACGTGCTCGCGGCCGCGCAGCTCGACCTGTGCATGCGCTTTTCGAGCTACAAGGGCGACCGCTTCGAAGGCATCGCGCACGCGGCCGGCAACTCGGGCATGCCCGTGCTCGACGGTGCGCTCGCCTGGTTCGAATGCCACAACCGCAGCCGCTATGACGAAGGCGACCACGTGATCTTCGTCGGCGAAGTCGAACGCTGCGGCGTACGCACGCCGCAGAACGCGACACCGCCGCTCGTGTTCCACGGCGGCGGCTTTCACGGTCTCACACCGCTCTGA
- a CDS encoding Lrp/AsnC family transcriptional regulator: MHAITLDATDCRILAVLQEEGRISNLDLAERISLSPSACLRRMRLLEEQGVIERYRACLSREKLGFELEAFVQVSMRNEENQWHERFAEALREWPEVVGAFVVTGESHYLLRVLAHNLKHYSDFVLNRLYKAPGVMDIRSNIVLQTLKDEAGAPVGLARTGPIRAV, from the coding sequence ATGCACGCGATCACGCTGGACGCTACCGACTGCCGGATCCTGGCCGTGCTGCAGGAAGAGGGCAGAATCAGCAATCTCGATCTCGCGGAACGGATTTCGCTGTCGCCGTCCGCGTGCCTGCGACGGATGCGGCTGCTCGAGGAGCAGGGCGTCATCGAGCGCTACCGCGCGTGCCTGAGCCGCGAGAAGCTCGGGTTCGAGCTCGAGGCGTTCGTGCAGGTGTCGATGCGCAACGAGGAGAACCAGTGGCACGAACGGTTCGCGGAGGCGTTGCGCGAATGGCCGGAGGTGGTGGGCGCGTTCGTCGTGACGGGCGAGAGCCACTATCTGCTGCGCGTGCTCGCGCACAACCTGAAGCACTATTCCGATTTCGTGCTGAACCGGCTGTACAAGGCGCCGGGCGTGATGGACATCCGTTCGAACATCGTGCTGCAGACGCTGAAGGACGAAGCGGGTGCGCCGGTCGGGCTCGCGCGCACCGGCCCGATCAGAGCGGTGTGA
- the kynB gene encoding arylformamidase, with protein sequence MDILWDISPPISAATPVWPGDTPVSVERVWRIEAGSPVNIARLTLSPHTGAHCDAPLHYDADGAAIGAVPLDTYVGPCRVIHCIGASPVVRQADVATALDGVPPRVLLRTYANAPTAHWDSAFCAVAPDTVDLLAAHGVKLIGIDTPSLDPQESKTMDAHHRVRAHRMAILEGIVLDEVPPGDYELIALPLKFATLDASPVRAVLRALPARAA encoded by the coding sequence ATGGACATACTCTGGGACATCTCCCCGCCCATCAGCGCCGCCACGCCCGTGTGGCCGGGCGACACGCCGGTGTCGGTCGAGCGCGTCTGGCGGATCGAGGCCGGCTCGCCCGTCAACATCGCGCGGCTGACGCTGTCGCCGCATACCGGCGCGCACTGCGACGCGCCGCTGCACTACGATGCGGACGGCGCGGCGATCGGCGCCGTGCCGCTCGACACCTATGTCGGCCCGTGCCGCGTGATCCACTGCATCGGCGCGTCGCCGGTCGTGCGGCAGGCCGACGTCGCGACCGCGCTCGACGGCGTACCGCCGCGCGTGCTGCTGCGCACCTACGCGAATGCGCCGACCGCGCACTGGGACAGCGCGTTCTGCGCGGTCGCACCGGACACCGTCGATCTGCTTGCCGCGCACGGCGTGAAGCTGATCGGCATCGACACGCCGTCGCTCGATCCGCAGGAATCGAAGACGATGGACGCGCACCACCGCGTGCGCGCCCACCGGATGGCGATCCTCGAAGGCATCGTGCTCGACGAGGTGCCGCCCGGCGACTATGAATTGATCGCCCTGCCGCTCAAATTCGCGACGCTCGACGCGAGCCCCGTGCGCGCCGTCCTGCGCGCGCTGCCCGCGCGCGCCGCCTGA